The region AGAGCCATGTGGGAATCGAGTGCATGGTCGTCGCCTGAACCTATGCATCCTCGCGTGCGGGCGGCCTGCCATCCCGCAGACAAGCGTTGACCAATGGGGCAGGCCAGACACCCCCGGGCTGTCTGCTGTGGCCTTACCAACCCATACAGACAGACAAGGGCCTTTTCGCTCTCTTTGCGAGCATCCCTTCACGGGATGTGTCAGTTTCCGCGCGGGGCCGCCCATGAGGGGATGCCCTTATGACAAGCGTCGCGCGGGGGAGGGGCGCGGCGCTGCCAGGGACCAGGAGGAGTCGTAGCGATGAACAAGGTCATCTTCGCCTGTGTGCGGAACGCGGGTCGCTCGCAGATGGCGGCGGCGTTCTTCAACGTGCTGGCGGACCCGGACAAGGCACGGGCCATCTCCGCGGGGACGCAGCCCGGTGAGCGTTTGCACCCGGAGGTGCTCGAGGCCATGGCCGACGCGGGCCTGGACCTGTCGGCGGCCCGGCCGCAGCAGCTCACGAACGAGCTGGCGAAGGGCGCCCATTGGCTCATCACGCTGGGCTGTGGCGAGGTCTGTCCGAACGTGCCGGGGCTGCAGCGCGAGGACTGGCCGCTGGATGACCCGCAGGGCAAGTCGGAGGTGCTGGTGCACCGCATCCGCGACGAGGTGGCCGCCCGCGTGGCGGGGCTGCTGGAGCGCGAGGGGTGGATGAAGGCCGGTCAGCCGGGGACGTAGGCCGGCCAGGTGGCGCGGGCGACCGCTCGCCCGCTCCGAAGCCCCCTGTGCGTGGGCAGGGCGCATCCTGCGGACGTCTTCAGCCGACGTCCGTACGGGGTGTGCCGTCATGTCATCGTCCTTGCCTGCTGTTCCCTCGACTCCGGCGAGCGCCGCTCCGGCGCAGCCCGTCGCCCGGCCTCGCGTGAAGCCCTTCGCGCCCCGGCGCACGCTGGGGGTGGCGCTGGGGGTGGGCGTGCTCGCGGAGGTGCTCCTGGGGCGGGAGCACTGGGGCGTGTCGTTCCCGCTGATGGTGCTGGCGCTGGTGGGCGCGCTGCTCTGGGTGGGTGGCCGCGAGGGCTGGCAGCGCGCCGCGCCCAACACGTGGCTGTTGACGCCGCTGGTGGTGGTCGCGGGCTTCATGGCGGTGCGCGACAGCCCGTGGCTTCAGTTGTTGAACCTGCTGACGGTGGGGGCGCTGTTCGCGCTGGTGGCGCACTTCTGGGCCACCGGGCGCGTGGAGCGGCTGGCGTTGGGGGACTACCCCGGCGTGGTGGTGTCCACGGTGTTCCGGAGCCTGGTGCAGCCGCCCGCGATGGTGCGCGAGGCGGTGGACCTGCGCGGGGTCGCGTCGAGGCTGCCCGGGCTCTTCCCACTGCTGCGCGGGCTGGTGCTGACGTTGCCGGTGGTGGGGTTGTTCCTGATGCTGCTCTGGTCGGCGGACGCGGCGTTCGCCTCCGCGCTGGAGCGGGTGTTGGCGCTGGATGTGGGGACGGTGTTGGAGGAGGGGGTGGGGCGGGTGTTGGGCGTGCTGTTCTCGGCGAGCGCCACGGCGGCGCTGGTGGGGCACGCGCTGCGGCGTCGGACGCGGCGGGAGATGGGTGAGGAGGAGGTGGGCGAGGGGCGGGCGTGGCTGGGGCTCACCGAGGCGCTGACGCTGCTGGTCGCGGTGGATGTGTTGTTCCTGGTGTTCGTGCGCTTCCAGGTGGCGTACCTCTTCGTCGGTGACGCGGCCTCGCCCGCGCCGGGGTACTCGTATGCGGAGTACGCGCGCCGGGGCTTCTTCGAGCTGCTGCTCGTGTCGATGCTGACCCTGTGCCTCATCATGGCGCTGGCGCGGTGGACGGTGCGCGAGACGGCGAAGGCGAAGGTGGCCTTCCAGGTGGCGGCGAGCGTGATGACGGTGTTGACGGTGGCCATCCTCGCCTCGGCGATGAAGCGGCTGGGGATGTACGAGGATGCCTTCGGCTACACGCGGCTGCGGGTGTTCACGCACGTGTTCATGGTGTTCCTGGGCGGGGTGCTGGCGTGGCGCGGCGTGACGCTGTGGTGGCGGCCGGAGCGATTCGCGGTGGGGGCCTTCGCCGCGGCGCTGGGGGCGGTGGTGACGGTGAATGTCATCAACCCGGATGCGCTCATCGTGCGGCACAACCTGGCGCGGGAGCTGGCGGAGGACTCAGGGCGGCTGTCGGGCGAGGGCGAGCGGGTTGCGCGCGCGGATGGCGTGGTGGACGTGGGGTACCTGTACGAGCTGTCGCTGGACGCGGTGCCGGAGCTGGCGCGGGGGCTGCCGTCGACGAAGCAGCTGAACGACGAGTTCAGGGCCCAGGCGTGCGCGGACGTGTCCTGGCCGGAGTGGAGCCTGGCGCGATGGCGTGCGTGTCGGGCGCTGAGCGCGTTGGCGCCGGAGACGGTCAGCGCAGGTGGTAGTTGAAGGGCAGCTCCACGGTGACGCGCGGGCCGAGCGCGGACGGAGGCGGAGGGAAGGGGGCCGCCTCGCGCACGGCGGCCATCGCGGCGTCGCAGAGGACGTAGTGGGGGCAGCGGCCGACGATGGCGAGCGCGAGGAGCTGGCCTCGGGTGCCGACGGTGATGCGGAGCGCGAAGCGGCCCTCGATGCCGGCCATGGCCGCCTGGTGCGGGTAGCGCACGTTCTCGAAGCGGTCGCGGAACATCACCTCGAAGTATTCCTCCTCCCAGGCGGCGCGCTGCTCGGCGGTGGGCGGAGGAGGGGCGACGGGCAGCAGGCCCGCGCTGCTCGCGACGAGCACGCTGTTCACCATGCCGCCGATGATGCCTCCGGCGACGCCCCCGGAGACACCGCCGGGCGTGGCGGCGGCGGTGTCGAGCGCGGGGACCTGGGGCTGGGCCACGGGCGGGTCGATGGCAGCCGGTGTCTCGGGCCGTGGGGGTTGGAGTCGGGAGAGGGTGGGCTTGGGGAAGGGGCGGGCGCGCCGGGCGGTGGCGAGGCGCGGCGCGGTGGGCATGGCGGCGGCGGGGGCCGGCGGGGGCGGAGGTGGCGCGGCGAGGAGGCGCAGGACGAGGGCGTCGTCGTCCTTCGCCTCGAGCTTGGGGGCGCGCGTGGAGCCGTGCCAGATGCCGTCGAGGCCGATGAGGAGGAGGAC is a window of Myxococcus guangdongensis DNA encoding:
- a CDS encoding arsenate reductase/protein-tyrosine-phosphatase family protein; amino-acid sequence: MNKVIFACVRNAGRSQMAAAFFNVLADPDKARAISAGTQPGERLHPEVLEAMADAGLDLSAARPQQLTNELAKGAHWLITLGCGEVCPNVPGLQREDWPLDDPQGKSEVLVHRIRDEVAARVAGLLEREGWMKAGQPGT
- a CDS encoding DUF4153 domain-containing protein, with amino-acid sequence MSSSLPAVPSTPASAAPAQPVARPRVKPFAPRRTLGVALGVGVLAEVLLGREHWGVSFPLMVLALVGALLWVGGREGWQRAAPNTWLLTPLVVVAGFMAVRDSPWLQLLNLLTVGALFALVAHFWATGRVERLALGDYPGVVVSTVFRSLVQPPAMVREAVDLRGVASRLPGLFPLLRGLVLTLPVVGLFLMLLWSADAAFASALERVLALDVGTVLEEGVGRVLGVLFSASATAALVGHALRRRTRREMGEEEVGEGRAWLGLTEALTLLVAVDVLFLVFVRFQVAYLFVGDAASPAPGYSYAEYARRGFFELLLVSMLTLCLIMALARWTVRETAKAKVAFQVAASVMTVLTVAILASAMKRLGMYEDAFGYTRLRVFTHVFMVFLGGVLAWRGVTLWWRPERFAVGAFAAALGAVVTVNVINPDALIVRHNLARELAEDSGRLSGEGERVARADGVVDVGYLYELSLDAVPELARGLPSTKQLNDEFRAQACADVSWPEWSLARWRACRALSALAPETVSAGGS
- a CDS encoding TonB family protein, with the protein product MPDESPKDGAADSRLFASVVEARSRSTTDTTRTFWVAPLVVALHVLLLIGLDGIWHGSTRAPKLEAKDDDALVLRLLAAPPPPPPAPAAAMPTAPRLATARRARPFPKPTLSRLQPPRPETPAAIDPPVAQPQVPALDTAAATPGGVSGGVAGGIIGGMVNSVLVASSAGLLPVAPPPPTAEQRAAWEEEYFEVMFRDRFENVRYPHQAAMAGIEGRFALRITVGTRGQLLALAIVGRCPHYVLCDAAMAAVREAAPFPPPPSALGPRVTVELPFNYHLR